The following coding sequences lie in one Flagellimonas eckloniae genomic window:
- a CDS encoding response regulator transcription factor: MKTKDIKILLVDDEPDILEIVSYNLSSEGYEVFTAKNGVEGVAKAKKKSPHLIILDVMMPEMDGIEACEIIRSTPGLENTIITFLTARGEDYSQVAGFDAGADDYITKPIKPKVLVSKVKALLRRLKEDKAEVEDIVKVGNIVINREEYKIVNDGKEIILPRKEFELLSLLTSKPNKVFKREVILDKVWGNEVVVGGRTIDVHIRKLREKIGDHHFKTVKGVGYKFVL; the protein is encoded by the coding sequence ATGAAAACAAAGGACATTAAGATTCTACTTGTTGATGATGAACCGGATATTCTAGAAATTGTGAGCTATAATCTTTCTTCGGAAGGGTATGAAGTTTTTACAGCAAAAAACGGAGTAGAAGGGGTCGCAAAAGCAAAAAAGAAAAGCCCTCATCTTATTATTTTGGATGTAATGATGCCCGAGATGGATGGCATTGAGGCATGCGAGATTATTAGAAGTACCCCAGGTTTGGAAAATACAATAATAACTTTTCTAACAGCTCGTGGAGAGGATTATTCCCAAGTGGCCGGTTTTGATGCAGGAGCAGATGATTATATCACCAAACCCATAAAACCAAAAGTATTGGTCAGCAAGGTGAAAGCATTGCTCAGAAGATTAAAAGAAGACAAAGCAGAGGTTGAAGATATTGTAAAAGTGGGCAATATTGTCATCAATAGGGAGGAGTACAAAATTGTTAATGATGGAAAAGAGATCATACTCCCAAGAAAGGAATTTGAGCTTTTATCATTGTTGACTTCCAAACCTAATAAGGTATTTAAACGGGAGGTGATTTTAGACAAGGTTTGGGGAAATGAGGTTGTTGTTGGTGGTAGAACCATCGATGTGCATATTAGGAAACTACGCGAGAAAATAGGCGACCATCATTTTAAAACAGTCAAAGGCGTAGGCTATAAGTTTGTCTTGTAA
- a CDS encoding sensor histidine kinase, with protein sequence MAIKLRKSYKFALRSSFLITILLSGFFILFLIYKEQQDWLFVLLFALTCFVISFVILQIRVERFIYRRVKKIYDDVSLLESSSFSSKPVTTDMKTLTQEIEKFAEDKKIEIDTLKIREEYRKDFLGNVSHELKTPLFTVQGYILTLLDGAMNDKKIREKYLTRANKGVERLIYIVKDLDLITKLEVGGLKLDREDFDIVELIQNVFDLLEMKAAKKEISLTFDIEYMSPIYVNADKEKIQQVISNLLVNSIKYGHPNGTTEVSVENLIKNKVIVRVTDNGEGIPQEHIPRLFERFYRVDQSGSRDEGGSGLGLSIVKHIMEAHDEKIYVESEVDVGSEFSFTLEKTENSSE encoded by the coding sequence ATGGCCATTAAGCTAAGGAAATCTTATAAGTTTGCCTTAAGGTCATCCTTTTTGATAACTATTTTACTTTCTGGGTTTTTCATTTTATTTCTCATTTATAAAGAACAACAAGATTGGTTGTTTGTTCTCTTGTTTGCACTGACCTGTTTCGTTATTTCATTTGTTATTCTGCAGATTAGGGTAGAACGATTTATCTACAGGAGAGTTAAAAAAATATATGATGATGTTTCTCTTTTGGAGTCCTCTTCATTTTCGTCAAAACCAGTAACAACAGATATGAAAACCTTGACCCAGGAGATTGAAAAGTTTGCCGAGGACAAGAAAATTGAAATAGATACCCTAAAGATCCGTGAAGAATACAGAAAGGATTTTCTAGGAAACGTTTCCCATGAATTAAAGACCCCACTTTTTACAGTACAAGGCTACATTCTAACGCTATTGGATGGTGCCATGAACGATAAGAAAATTCGCGAAAAGTACTTGACCCGCGCAAACAAGGGAGTGGAACGGTTGATTTACATTGTAAAAGACCTTGATTTAATTACCAAACTTGAAGTTGGAGGGTTAAAATTGGACCGAGAAGATTTTGATATAGTTGAACTCATTCAAAACGTATTTGACCTTTTAGAAATGAAGGCCGCAAAAAAAGAAATCAGTCTAACGTTCGATATAGAATACATGTCCCCAATTTATGTGAATGCTGACAAAGAGAAGATACAGCAAGTTATAAGTAATCTTCTTGTCAACTCCATTAAATATGGCCATCCAAATGGAACAACCGAAGTAAGTGTTGAAAACCTAATTAAAAATAAGGTGATTGTCAGGGTAACTGATAATGGCGAAGGTATCCCCCAAGAGCATATTCCTAGGCTTTTTGAGCGTTTTTATCGAGTAGATCAAAGTGGCAGTCGAGATGAAGGAGGTTCAGGATTGGGCCTCTCCATTGTAAAGCATATTATGGAGGCACATGATGAGAAGATTTATGTGGAAAGTGAAGTGGATGTAGGCTCTGAGTTCTCTTTCACTTTGGAAAAAACAGAGAATAGCTCTGAATAG
- a CDS encoding glycosyltransferase, whose amino-acid sequence MQKSKRILIAPLNWGLGHATRCIPIINALLTQGHQPFIASDGVALALLQKEFPNLPSFELPSYKITYAQKAKNFKIKMIWDSPKVLKAISKEKRAVKKLVKEHNLDGIISDNRLGVFYKRIPCVFITHQLNVLSGNTTWMSSKAHQKIIKKFDACWVPDVKEKPNLTGKLGHLKKSKSNITYLGPLSRFEKIKVELEYNLMVLLSGPEPQRTFLEEKILRELSSYHGNVLFVKGKIEDSQTKEIRRIPKGRITLYNFMQSQELQMALNQSAQILCRSGYTTVMDLAKLEKKAFFIPTPGQYEQEYLAKRLEKQNLVPYAVQDSFTIEDLNRIENFKGLTCFESEITYSELFSVFSKVKENSEPTSTSLST is encoded by the coding sequence GTGCAAAAATCCAAACGTATTTTAATAGCCCCATTAAACTGGGGACTTGGGCATGCCACCCGATGTATTCCTATCATTAATGCACTTTTGACACAGGGACACCAGCCTTTTATAGCTTCAGATGGTGTTGCACTTGCACTTTTACAAAAGGAGTTTCCAAATCTTCCGTCTTTTGAATTGCCTTCATATAAAATAACTTACGCCCAAAAGGCGAAGAATTTTAAAATCAAAATGATTTGGGACTCTCCCAAGGTTCTAAAAGCTATATCAAAGGAGAAAAGAGCCGTTAAAAAGTTGGTCAAGGAACACAATCTAGACGGTATTATTTCCGATAATCGATTAGGTGTTTTTTATAAGAGAATTCCATGCGTATTTATTACACATCAGCTTAACGTACTTTCGGGAAACACCACCTGGATGAGCTCCAAGGCACATCAAAAAATCATAAAAAAATTTGATGCCTGTTGGGTTCCAGATGTAAAGGAAAAACCCAATTTAACGGGAAAGCTTGGACACTTGAAAAAATCCAAAAGCAACATTACGTATTTAGGGCCTCTGAGTCGGTTCGAAAAAATAAAGGTTGAACTGGAATACAATCTTATGGTGCTTCTTTCAGGACCAGAACCTCAACGAACCTTTTTGGAAGAAAAGATTTTGAGAGAGCTATCCTCTTATCATGGAAATGTGCTTTTTGTGAAAGGAAAAATAGAAGATTCACAAACTAAGGAAATTCGGAGAATACCAAAAGGCAGAATTACGCTCTATAACTTTATGCAGTCCCAGGAATTGCAAATGGCATTGAACCAAAGTGCCCAGATACTTTGCCGATCAGGATATACGACTGTTATGGACTTGGCCAAATTGGAAAAGAAGGCCTTTTTTATTCCTACACCAGGACAATATGAACAAGAATATTTGGCGAAACGGCTGGAAAAGCAAAACCTGGTTCCCTATGCCGTACAGGACAGTTTTACTATTGAAGATTTAAATCGAATAGAGAATTTTAAGGGGTTAACATGCTTTGAATCCGAAATAACCTATTCAGAGCTATTCTCTGTTTTTTCCAAAGTGAAAGAGAACTCAGAGCCTACATCCACTTCACTTTCCACATAA
- the trmB gene encoding tRNA (guanosine(46)-N7)-methyltransferase TrmB, producing the protein MGSKNKLKRFKENETFSNVIQPSREEVIAGFKYKGSWASFFKNENPIVVELGCGKGEYTVGLAEKNPDKNFIGIDIKGARFWRGAKSAQEANLTNVAFLRSQIELVDGLFGEHEVDEIWITFPDPQIKYKRTKHRLTNPVFLKKYQHILKPKGVVNLKTDSEFMHGYTLGLLQGEGHEILYANHDVYKNAGSPKEVLEIQTFYENQYLEKGKPITYIQFRIN; encoded by the coding sequence GTGGGAAGCAAAAATAAACTAAAACGATTTAAAGAGAACGAAACTTTCTCCAATGTGATCCAGCCCTCAAGGGAAGAGGTTATTGCTGGATTCAAGTACAAGGGAAGTTGGGCTTCGTTCTTTAAGAACGAAAACCCAATTGTAGTGGAATTAGGCTGTGGAAAAGGGGAATACACCGTGGGACTTGCAGAGAAAAACCCAGATAAGAACTTTATAGGGATTGATATTAAAGGAGCTCGATTTTGGCGTGGAGCAAAGTCTGCCCAAGAAGCGAACTTGACTAATGTTGCATTTCTCCGAAGTCAAATTGAACTGGTGGACGGCCTTTTTGGGGAGCATGAAGTAGATGAAATCTGGATAACCTTTCCAGATCCACAGATTAAATATAAACGAACTAAACATCGCCTTACCAATCCTGTGTTCCTTAAAAAGTATCAACACATTTTGAAGCCAAAAGGAGTTGTAAACCTAAAGACTGATAGTGAATTTATGCACGGATATACCCTAGGACTTTTACAAGGTGAAGGTCATGAAATCCTTTATGCAAACCACGATGTGTATAAAAATGCAGGAAGCCCAAAAGAAGTTCTGGAAATTCAGACTTTTTATGAAAATCAGTATCTTGAGAAAGGAAAACCAATCACGTACATCCAGTTTAGGATAAACTAG
- a CDS encoding LysE family transporter: protein MIHVLILFFATFSAAFMATVPPGLLNMNAAKTSVEKGKLNGIIFSLGVSSMIMIQAYIAVLISKFLYNNPEVIDLLLKIALWVFAFFAVYFFISAQRNKKQKPKEVRVSKKNSFFKGILLAAVNLLTIPYYSGLNAMWNKAGWIKFELKDTLTFVLAAGAGTFSVLYLYTFYFNKLETKTNRFSKNSNYILSGLMLVLLVITLIRIFYR from the coding sequence ATGATTCACGTACTTATACTGTTCTTTGCCACTTTTTCAGCTGCCTTTATGGCAACTGTGCCTCCTGGGTTGCTTAATATGAACGCAGCTAAAACCAGCGTGGAAAAGGGCAAGTTGAATGGAATTATCTTCAGTCTGGGGGTTTCCTCAATGATAATGATCCAGGCCTATATTGCGGTACTTATTTCCAAATTCCTATATAACAATCCTGAAGTAATAGATCTATTATTAAAGATTGCATTGTGGGTATTTGCCTTTTTTGCAGTTTATTTTTTTATCTCAGCCCAAAGAAATAAAAAGCAGAAGCCGAAAGAAGTCAGGGTTAGTAAAAAGAACAGTTTTTTTAAAGGAATCCTCCTGGCCGCTGTGAACCTATTGACCATACCATATTACAGTGGTTTAAATGCAATGTGGAACAAAGCTGGATGGATCAAGTTTGAATTAAAAGATACGTTGACTTTTGTTTTGGCAGCTGGTGCGGGCACCTTTTCGGTATTGTACCTCTATACATTTTACTTCAATAAATTAGAAACCAAAACAAATAGATTTTCTAAAAACTCCAACTATATTCTTAGTGGGCTTATGTTAGTTTTGTTGGTAATCACTTTAATTCGCATTTTTTATAGGTAA
- a CDS encoding MGMT family protein, protein MADKNFFDKVYEVAKLIPYGKVTSYGAIAKYLGAARSARMVGWAMNNSLAKDVPAHRVVNRVGVLTGKHHFDGTNLMQQLLENEGIVVKDNQIVDFQKHFWNPASELNEEDFPY, encoded by the coding sequence ATGGCGGATAAGAACTTTTTTGACAAGGTATATGAGGTTGCTAAATTAATTCCTTACGGAAAAGTTACTTCTTACGGAGCTATTGCTAAATATTTGGGAGCAGCGCGCAGTGCAAGAATGGTTGGGTGGGCCATGAACAACTCTTTGGCCAAGGATGTACCTGCACATCGAGTAGTGAACCGAGTTGGTGTACTAACTGGAAAGCATCATTTTGATGGAACCAACCTAATGCAGCAGCTTTTGGAAAATGAAGGAATCGTTGTCAAAGACAATCAAATAGTCGATTTTCAAAAACATTTTTGGAACCCCGCGAGCGAGCTAAATGAAGAAGATTTTCCGTATTAA
- a CDS encoding LacI family DNA-binding transcriptional regulator, translating into MKSEINISQISYLSGYSKSTVSKAINNSKEISENTKLKIRKIAKEYGYKPNFSAKALKSKKTNSIGLIVPNFSKIFCAFIMEGIEEAAVKKGYKLVVYQSKNDLLNRKKVVKTLFDGSIDGLILITNERFAPQCEIDYVNKVVEDTLPTVKVDFSNCPEENGTPNQIKSRGGKIFEDLAKVI; encoded by the coding sequence ATGAAGTCTGAAATCAACATAAGCCAAATTTCCTATTTGTCAGGATATTCAAAATCAACCGTTTCAAAGGCAATAAACAATAGCAAGGAAATCAGTGAAAACACCAAGTTGAAAATTCGAAAAATAGCCAAAGAATATGGATATAAACCTAATTTTTCAGCAAAGGCCCTAAAATCTAAGAAAACAAACTCCATAGGCCTTATCGTACCTAACTTCTCAAAAATATTTTGTGCCTTTATCATGGAAGGTATTGAAGAAGCAGCTGTAAAAAAAGGGTATAAACTTGTAGTCTACCAATCCAAAAATGATTTATTGAACAGAAAAAAAGTGGTAAAAACGTTATTTGATGGCAGTATTGATGGACTTATTTTGATTACCAATGAACGTTTTGCCCCGCAGTGCGAAATTGATTATGTAAACAAAGTGGTTGAAGATACCTTGCCCACTGTAAAAGTCGATTTTTCAAATTGTCCAGAGGAAAACGGCACTCCCAATCAAATTAAAAGTAGGGGAGGGAAAATATTTGAAGACTTGGCCAAAGTCATATAG
- a CDS encoding Mrp/NBP35 family ATP-binding protein: MKLNKADILKALELISAPGEGQNLVQSGAVTNVQVFGDEVEVDVTIKNPSLQAKKKTEVEILKIIHSEVYQKAKIQVNLKVEASSKPKVNQIKGNPIPGIQNIIAIASGKGGVGKSTVTANIAVTLSKMGFKVGLLDTDIYGPSMPIMFDVALEKPLSINVDGKAKMKPVENYGVKLLSIGFFTQPNQAVIWRGPMASKALNQMIFDAHWGELDFLLLDLPPGTGDIHLSIMQSLPVTGAVVVSTPQEIALADARKGVAMFQQEAISVPVLGIVENMAYFTPAELPNNKYHIFGKGGAKNLAEDLEIPFLGEIPLVQSIREAGDVGRPAAMQTASPIEEDFEDLTKNVVQELVRRNTDLPPTEAIKITTMAGCAAVKKK; encoded by the coding sequence ATGAAGCTGAACAAAGCAGATATTCTTAAAGCATTAGAACTTATTTCCGCCCCTGGAGAAGGGCAAAATTTGGTGCAAAGCGGAGCAGTTACCAACGTTCAGGTATTTGGGGATGAGGTTGAGGTAGATGTGACGATTAAAAATCCAAGTCTTCAGGCCAAAAAGAAAACTGAGGTTGAAATCTTAAAAATAATCCATAGCGAGGTCTATCAAAAAGCAAAAATCCAAGTCAACCTTAAAGTTGAGGCCTCATCAAAACCTAAGGTAAATCAGATCAAGGGAAATCCAATTCCCGGGATTCAAAATATAATTGCAATAGCTTCAGGAAAAGGAGGTGTTGGAAAATCTACGGTAACGGCCAATATCGCAGTTACCCTTTCCAAAATGGGTTTTAAGGTAGGTTTACTGGATACGGATATTTATGGTCCATCCATGCCTATTATGTTCGATGTGGCTTTGGAAAAACCACTATCGATCAATGTAGACGGAAAGGCAAAAATGAAGCCTGTTGAAAACTATGGTGTGAAACTACTTTCAATAGGATTCTTTACACAGCCCAATCAAGCGGTAATTTGGAGGGGCCCAATGGCGTCCAAAGCTTTAAACCAAATGATTTTTGATGCGCATTGGGGAGAACTTGATTTTCTATTATTGGACCTTCCCCCGGGAACGGGAGATATCCATTTAAGTATTATGCAGTCCTTGCCGGTAACGGGTGCCGTTGTGGTAAGTACTCCACAGGAAATAGCACTGGCAGATGCCCGAAAGGGAGTTGCCATGTTCCAACAGGAGGCAATAAGCGTTCCAGTATTGGGAATTGTTGAAAATATGGCCTACTTTACCCCTGCAGAACTGCCTAACAACAAATACCATATCTTTGGTAAAGGTGGTGCCAAAAACCTTGCTGAAGATCTTGAAATACCATTTTTGGGTGAAATTCCTTTAGTGCAAAGTATTAGAGAGGCAGGAGATGTTGGAAGACCTGCCGCAATGCAGACCGCTTCTCCAATAGAAGAAGACTTTGAAGACTTGACTAAAAATGTTGTTCAGGAATTGGTGAGAAGAAATACAGATCTGCCCCCAACAGAAGCAATAAAAATTACAACTATGGCGGGATGCGCTGCTGTTAAAAAGAAATGA
- a CDS encoding NifU family protein: MTSEEIKTNVEKALDEIRPFLQSDGGDISLISIDNDSSVKVKLEGNCIGCSVNQMTLKSGVEMTIKKYVPQIEEVINVS, translated from the coding sequence ATGACATCAGAAGAGATTAAAACAAATGTTGAGAAGGCCTTGGATGAAATTCGACCATTTTTGCAGAGTGATGGCGGGGATATTTCATTGATTTCAATAGATAACGACAGCTCGGTAAAGGTAAAGCTAGAAGGCAATTGCATAGGTTGTAGCGTTAACCAAATGACGCTTAAAAGTGGCGTGGAAATGACCATAAAAAAATATGTTCCTCAAATTGAAGAGGTCATTAATGTAAGCTAG
- a CDS encoding NAD(P)/FAD-dependent oxidoreductase, which translates to MIKTDILIIGAGPTGLFAVFEAGLLQLKCHLIDALPQPGGQCSEIYPKKPIYDIPGFPEVLAGELVDNLMEQIKPFQPGFTLGERAEKIEKLEDGSFVVTTNKGTQHHAPIIAIAGGLGSFEPRKPLLDNLSKYEDKGVSYMIKEPEVYRNKKVLIAGGGDSALDWSIFLADVASEVTLVHRRNEFRGALDSVEKVQQLKNQGKINLITPSEVVGLHGEEKLEKVSIKKTDTSEEIELEIDNFIPLFGLSPKLGPIADWGLEIEKNAIKVDNTLDYQTNIPGIYAIGDVNTYPGKLKLILCGFHEATLMCQSAYQRIFPDKKYVMKYTTVGGVTGFDGSKKEAPKAVVKSID; encoded by the coding sequence ATGATTAAAACCGATATACTGATAATTGGAGCGGGACCTACGGGTCTTTTTGCTGTTTTTGAGGCAGGTTTGTTACAGCTTAAATGTCATTTAATAGATGCGTTGCCCCAACCAGGAGGCCAATGTTCCGAAATTTATCCCAAAAAACCCATTTATGATATCCCAGGATTTCCAGAAGTCCTAGCCGGTGAACTTGTGGATAATTTAATGGAACAGATCAAACCCTTTCAGCCTGGATTTACCTTAGGGGAACGAGCAGAAAAAATAGAAAAATTGGAAGATGGAAGCTTTGTTGTAACTACGAACAAAGGCACCCAACATCACGCTCCGATTATTGCCATCGCAGGAGGTCTGGGGAGCTTTGAACCCAGAAAACCGTTATTGGATAATTTATCAAAATATGAAGATAAGGGAGTCTCATATATGATTAAGGAACCCGAAGTCTATCGAAATAAAAAAGTATTGATAGCTGGTGGAGGTGATTCCGCCTTGGACTGGTCTATTTTTCTTGCAGATGTAGCTTCGGAAGTTACCTTGGTTCATCGCCGAAATGAATTTAGAGGTGCTTTGGATTCGGTGGAGAAAGTACAGCAGTTAAAAAATCAAGGAAAAATCAATTTGATCACACCTTCTGAGGTTGTTGGCTTACATGGTGAAGAAAAATTGGAAAAGGTTTCTATCAAAAAAACAGATACTTCCGAAGAAATTGAGCTTGAAATAGACAACTTTATTCCCCTATTTGGACTTTCGCCAAAGTTGGGGCCAATTGCAGATTGGGGCTTGGAAATTGAAAAAAATGCGATTAAAGTAGATAATACATTGGACTATCAAACGAACATCCCAGGGATTTATGCCATTGGCGATGTGAACACGTATCCTGGAAAACTAAAATTGATTTTATGTGGTTTTCATGAGGCTACATTGATGTGCCAAAGTGCTTATCAGCGAATTTTCCCAGATAAAAAATATGTCATGAAGTATACCACGGTGGGTGGTGTAACCGGTTTTGATGGAAGTAAAAAAGAAGCTCCCAAAGCCGTTGTAAAAAGTATAGATTAG
- a CDS encoding four helix bundle protein — translation MAVKKFEDLLVWQKSQDFAVIIYKNFSGTKDYPFKDQILRASVSISNNIAEGFDRRTNPDFIRFLYIGISSNSEVRSMLYLSERLGYLHLEIVEELLDRSNEISRMLYGLIQSMK, via the coding sequence ATGGCAGTAAAGAAATTTGAAGATTTGCTTGTTTGGCAAAAATCACAAGACTTTGCAGTTATAATTTATAAGAATTTTTCTGGCACAAAAGATTACCCTTTCAAAGACCAGATTTTAAGAGCTTCGGTTTCTATTTCAAATAATATAGCAGAAGGTTTTGACCGGAGAACAAATCCAGATTTCATCAGGTTTTTATATATAGGGATTAGTTCAAATAGTGAAGTAAGATCTATGTTGTATTTATCGGAAAGATTAGGATATTTGCATCTTGAAATAGTTGAAGAATTATTGGATAGGTCGAATGAGATTTCTAGAATGCTTTATGGACTAATACAATCTATGAAATGA
- a CDS encoding 2Fe-2S iron-sulfur cluster-binding protein: MMDIKIKITDREGVQHKVDAPTDMNMNLMEVVRSYELAPEGTIGICGGMAMCASCQCYVKSDHQLPEKSDDEEAMLSEAFNVEDNSRLGCQIHMTDDLDGLEVELAPEEL, translated from the coding sequence TTGATGGATATAAAGATAAAGATAACCGACCGTGAAGGTGTGCAACACAAAGTGGATGCACCAACGGACATGAACATGAATCTCATGGAGGTGGTTCGTTCTTATGAATTAGCCCCTGAAGGAACCATAGGAATTTGCGGAGGAATGGCCATGTGCGCTTCATGCCAATGCTATGTAAAGTCAGATCACCAACTCCCTGAAAAGTCAGATGATGAAGAAGCAATGCTTTCGGAGGCTTTTAATGTTGAAGATAACTCAAGATTAGGCTGCCAAATCCATATGACCGATGATTTGGACGGACTTGAGGTAGAGTTGGCTCCAGAGGAACTCTAA
- a CDS encoding ABC transporter ATP-binding protein, whose translation MAEKKVSILKAFKTIIWPRRNLVLLGLLLIVISKAASFVAPISLRYFLDDIVPNKNYDFLKIIVAVVICSFLVQAIMSFLLTKVLSIQAQFMISELRAQVQKQVLSLPIRFFDNTKSGALVSRIMSDVEGVRNLIGTGLVQLVGGSITAIVSLVLLLRISPSMTLLTFIPLIIFAIIALKAFKIIRPVFRERGKINAEVKGRLTETLSGIRVIKGFNAEAQEGKVFEIGVDRLFKNVKKSLTATAVMTSSSTFLLGLATTGIMMGYGGYKMINGELTTGEYFEFTFLLALMVAPIVQMSNIGSQLTEALAGLDRTEELMNETSEANEKDRTIQLDSIHGDIKFDNVSFSYDEDEEVLHNISFKVKSGQVIALVGSSGSGKSTIAGLAASFLNPNSGTITVDGQDLSQINLNSFRQHLGVVLQDDFLFEGTIRENILFPRPNASEERLLEAVKAAYVNEFTDRFDDGLDTLIGERGVKLSGGQRQRIAIARAILADPKVLVLDEATSSLDTESEALIQKSLAELTKGRTTFVIAHRLSTIRKADQILVIENGKIAEQGTHEELIASEGRYYNLFTYQARI comes from the coding sequence ATGGCGGAAAAAAAAGTTAGCATTTTAAAAGCATTTAAAACCATTATTTGGCCAAGAAGAAACCTGGTTCTACTTGGACTTTTACTTATTGTAATTAGCAAGGCAGCAAGCTTTGTTGCCCCAATTTCCCTAAGATATTTTCTAGACGATATTGTACCCAATAAGAACTATGATTTTCTAAAAATTATAGTGGCCGTAGTCATATGTTCATTTTTGGTACAGGCAATCATGTCATTTCTATTGACCAAAGTTTTGAGCATTCAAGCCCAGTTCATGATATCAGAATTGCGGGCACAGGTACAAAAACAAGTTTTATCATTACCAATCCGTTTTTTCGACAATACTAAATCCGGCGCATTGGTATCCCGTATTATGAGTGATGTAGAAGGAGTCAGAAATTTAATAGGAACGGGCTTGGTTCAATTGGTTGGTGGTTCCATAACAGCAATTGTTTCTTTGGTTTTATTACTGAGAATAAGTCCGAGCATGACGCTATTGACATTTATTCCTTTGATCATATTTGCCATAATTGCATTAAAGGCATTTAAAATAATAAGGCCTGTTTTTAGAGAGCGTGGAAAAATCAATGCGGAAGTAAAAGGCCGTCTTACAGAAACATTGAGTGGAATTCGGGTCATAAAAGGTTTTAATGCCGAAGCACAGGAAGGGAAAGTATTTGAAATCGGGGTTGACCGTTTATTCAAAAATGTAAAAAAGAGCTTAACTGCAACTGCAGTAATGACGAGTTCTTCCACTTTTCTTTTGGGTCTGGCAACGACTGGAATAATGATGGGGTATGGAGGCTATAAAATGATTAATGGAGAGCTTACCACTGGTGAATATTTTGAGTTCACCTTTCTTTTAGCACTAATGGTGGCTCCAATTGTTCAAATGAGCAATATTGGTAGTCAACTGACCGAAGCTTTGGCAGGTTTAGATCGTACTGAAGAATTAATGAACGAAACCTCCGAAGCGAACGAAAAAGACCGTACCATTCAGCTTGATTCCATTCATGGCGACATTAAATTTGACAATGTTTCTTTTTCCTATGATGAAGATGAAGAAGTATTGCACAACATTAGTTTTAAGGTAAAGTCTGGACAAGTAATTGCCTTGGTGGGAAGTTCTGGCTCGGGAAAATCCACCATTGCAGGGTTGGCTGCTAGCTTTTTGAATCCAAATTCTGGAACCATTACCGTTGATGGACAAGATTTATCCCAAATTAACTTGAACAGTTTTAGACAGCATCTGGGCGTGGTGTTACAGGATGATTTTTTATTTGAAGGTACCATTCGCGAGAACATATTGTTCCCAAGACCCAATGCTTCGGAGGAGCGATTGCTTGAAGCCGTTAAAGCTGCCTACGTAAATGAATTTACAGATCGGTTTGATGACGGTTTGGACACGCTCATTGGCGAACGGGGTGTAAAACTATCTGGCGGACAACGCCAGCGTATTGCAATTGCCCGAGCTATTTTGGCAGATCCAAAAGTTCTGGTCTTGGACGAGGCCACCTCTAGTTTAGATACAGAATCCGAAGCGTTGATTCAAAAGAGTTTGGCCGAACTGACCAAGGGCAGAACCACTTTTGTAATTGCGCACCGTTTGAGTACCATCCGAAAAGCAGATCAGATTTTAGTAATTGAAAATGGAAAAATTGCCGAACAGGGAACCCATGAAGAATTGATAGCTTCCGAAGGAAGGTATTATAATTTGTTTACGTACCAGGCACGGATATAA